One Corynebacterium uterequi DNA segment encodes these proteins:
- a CDS encoding 3'-5' exonuclease has translation MATSLLLADDFEFIPGLEKQTASFMKKLRENPANPSLRVKPLKSAADPRVRTARVTDKYRAVLMEFQAPEGRRFLLIRIDNHDEANDYAARLVVRQNPVNGVFSLITETPPASAAAIDAEVESRAKRLVEQRLAEQQAAQQAEQQTTPAVDVQPAAVPAAVPAAAPRDTLTAAGITDADLTDTLGVSPVAVAATWRADSEADLDALLFDSPTWERDAILGLLAGMSVEEVRDDLGLSAPERPAASSQPDIIDDTDALAGLKRSGIVIEPTEQELQDMIEHGRFEDWRVFLHHSQRKAVEGSHKGSARIVGGAGTGKTVVLVHRARHLQAKYPKSRMLLTTFTRSLSNQLKTLMNTLDPDYMEASRHGSPGLWIAGIDALVRGVLTNAQKTELADAMEAALGIRGAFYAPVSGREEDTLWNEAAELHGDGMAPAKLQPEFLRGELYDIILTENILTEAEYLRVTRTGRGTPLNRAERKKVWAICRSFLRHCELNQHLPFPALAMVAAVLLEQRGCPMFDHALVDEAQDFHAGHWRFLRAAVAEGPDDLFIAEDSHQRIYGRRLPLRRFGIETRGRASTRLKVNYRTTAQNLAYATAVLEGGQWIDSEDVVDTLDGYRSLTSGPNPVIARAGNKSEEFELIAATVRGWLAQPTPSLHIGILARGKQRVHEIETYLSEQGITVSTNRSGADTLRERVSVMTMHNAKGMEFTNVILADVSDASLPMIFRRNELADAERDDALLRERALLYVAASRARDQLVITMTGRPSTLLPHASQR, from the coding sequence ATGGCCACTTCCCTGCTCCTCGCCGATGACTTCGAGTTCATCCCCGGCCTGGAGAAGCAGACCGCGAGCTTCATGAAGAAGCTGCGCGAGAACCCGGCGAACCCGTCGCTGCGGGTCAAGCCGCTGAAGTCCGCCGCCGACCCGCGAGTGCGCACCGCCCGCGTCACCGATAAGTACCGGGCGGTGCTCATGGAGTTTCAGGCCCCCGAAGGCCGACGATTCCTGCTCATCCGCATCGACAACCACGACGAGGCCAATGATTACGCCGCTCGCCTCGTCGTCCGGCAAAACCCGGTCAATGGTGTCTTCTCCCTTATCACCGAGACCCCACCCGCCTCTGCGGCGGCCATCGACGCGGAGGTCGAGTCCCGCGCGAAGCGCCTCGTGGAGCAGCGCCTGGCGGAGCAACAAGCCGCGCAGCAGGCAGAGCAGCAGACGACGCCCGCCGTCGACGTGCAGCCGGCCGCGGTACCAGCCGCGGTACCGGCCGCGGCGCCGCGCGACACCCTCACCGCCGCGGGCATCACCGACGCCGACCTCACCGACACCCTGGGGGTGTCGCCAGTGGCGGTCGCGGCGACGTGGCGCGCCGACTCCGAAGCCGACCTCGACGCCCTGCTCTTCGACAGCCCCACCTGGGAACGAGACGCCATCCTGGGCCTACTCGCCGGGATGAGCGTCGAGGAAGTCAGAGACGACCTCGGCCTCAGCGCGCCGGAGCGGCCGGCGGCGTCGTCGCAGCCGGACATCATCGACGACACGGACGCACTCGCCGGGCTGAAGAGGTCCGGCATCGTCATCGAGCCCACCGAGCAGGAACTGCAGGACATGATCGAACACGGTCGCTTCGAGGACTGGCGCGTGTTCCTGCACCACTCCCAGCGCAAGGCGGTGGAGGGCTCGCACAAGGGGTCGGCGCGCATCGTCGGCGGCGCGGGAACCGGCAAAACCGTCGTGCTCGTGCACCGAGCGCGGCATCTGCAGGCGAAGTACCCGAAGTCCCGGATGCTGCTCACCACCTTCACCCGGTCGCTGTCCAACCAGCTCAAAACGCTCATGAACACCCTGGACCCGGACTATATGGAGGCCAGCCGCCACGGTTCGCCGGGGTTGTGGATCGCCGGCATCGACGCGCTCGTGCGCGGGGTTCTCACCAATGCGCAGAAAACCGAGCTGGCCGACGCGATGGAGGCCGCCCTCGGCATCCGTGGCGCCTTCTACGCCCCGGTGAGCGGCCGGGAGGAGGACACCCTGTGGAACGAGGCCGCCGAGCTGCACGGCGACGGCATGGCGCCGGCGAAACTCCAGCCGGAGTTCCTCCGCGGCGAGCTCTACGACATCATCCTCACCGAGAACATCCTCACCGAGGCCGAGTATCTCCGCGTCACCCGGACCGGGCGCGGCACCCCGCTCAACCGCGCCGAGCGCAAAAAGGTGTGGGCGATTTGCCGCTCCTTCCTGCGCCACTGCGAGCTGAATCAACACCTGCCCTTCCCCGCCCTGGCCATGGTGGCCGCGGTGCTGCTGGAACAACGCGGGTGCCCGATGTTTGACCACGCGCTCGTCGACGAAGCCCAGGACTTCCACGCCGGCCACTGGCGCTTCCTGCGCGCCGCGGTCGCCGAAGGCCCGGATGACCTCTTCATTGCGGAGGACTCCCACCAGCGCATTTACGGCCGGCGCCTCCCGCTGCGTCGTTTCGGCATCGAGACCCGCGGGCGGGCCTCTACCCGGTTGAAGGTCAACTACCGCACCACCGCGCAGAACCTCGCCTACGCCACCGCCGTGCTAGAGGGCGGGCAGTGGATCGACTCCGAGGACGTCGTCGACACCCTCGACGGCTACCGCTCCCTGACCTCCGGGCCGAACCCCGTCATCGCCCGCGCCGGAAACAAGAGCGAGGAGTTCGAGCTCATCGCCGCCACCGTCCGCGGATGGCTGGCGCAGCCGACGCCGTCGTTGCACATCGGTATCCTCGCGCGCGGGAAGCAACGCGTCCACGAGATCGAGACCTACCTCAGCGAACAGGGCATCACCGTGTCCACGAACCGCTCCGGCGCGGACACGCTGCGCGAACGGGTTTCGGTGATGACCATGCACAACGCGAAGGGGATGGAGTTCACCAACGTCATCCTCGCCGACGTCTCCGACGCGAGCCTGCCTATGATCTTCCGCCGCAACGAACTCGCCGACGCCGAGCGCGACGACGCCCTCCTGCGCGAACGGGCCCTGCTCTACGTCGCCGCGTCCAGGGCCCGCGACCAGCTCGTCATCACCATGACGGGCCGACCGTCGACGCTGCTGCCTCACGCAAGCCAGCGCTGA
- a CDS encoding DEAD/DEAH box helicase — MSSLLPSYAVGHLIEGLSEYLTTSFSLADGATAAALESFLKDPTTGMFHGPYVRTRLPYAPATNWAGVLEWLPHWFTPYRHQAEAFRRLASHAAGADRRPEPTLVVTGTGSGKTESFLYPILDHCRRQRLRGHVGGIKALILYPMNALANDQAARLATLITEEEELHGIRAGIYTGEAQGSRTSVSAEGLITDRETMRQAPPDILLTNYKMLDQLLLRDADAPLWEKSATTLQYVALDEFHTYDGAQGTDVALLLRRMGLRLKKHQPEGFLSPEETRRPLGAITPVATSATLGSGERATDEVLDFAHTIFGEQFPTDAVVRETILDVPGWRLVVAALTGIAASATPLPTRDVVREVNDTIAQAGSDEEHAEVVHRAFCEKVFGCSDAIDEAVAAASVSELIAAVLAHSHAPVKLSSADPAADTLVTAVFPADVARIPHEEAAEFLSHTLTEIAHLRAEFGAAHGWDGKKFPGVETHLWVREVSRLDRRVGTAGTLDADASSLFRWADNGTDQASSTSYWLPACYCRNCGRSGWMIALQPGEEFVETTSKRIRQQSMRRRDLMRPLLDATSEITSSHSRVDDDSSSVMWLNLAAAELSDKEPAEEDKEQGGVAPVLTFTGAGAGELAAKDTCPSCGEADAIRFVGSSVATLLSVTISNLFGMGDLDAAEKKSLVFVDSVQDAAHRAGFVQARARTFAIRTRTRQAVGNTPTTLAELPRRLMAAAEQEAPGVRDRAKFELVPPAVAESTRFLPYWQRTGSRTARHEAAKLVRNVLALELALEFGDRADLTRSLVSTGALSVGVAVTDEELRAAVDSLGIITDSGALGGVDLAWARGVLEAMRQFGGIASELLTSYVKHDGNAYLLNRREAAACGVPRFARGGAPAFPRTGRSPRDGARDYSAMPVASTQGFYARWTAATLGISAHDAARVVADLFAELAQRKVITAVTTDSGATMYTLLPQRILVSPEDAGEILECGVCRRRLAVDAHGRQLLNGVPCLSLGCAGHMSVVANRDNYYRRLYHSRNIRTVVSSEHTSLLRSEERIELEKQFKKPVGEQEASAPNVLVATPTLEMGIDIGDLSTVMLASLPTTVASYVQRVGRAGRLSGNSLVVAMVVGRYKALARLTNPVETIGGDVAPPAAFLSAREILHRQFAAYLIDSIDFTTTEVQPYRAESVFGTTRRNLVDELVDRLDDGVEHLVDQFCSTIDEFARDGVIDELAEWVRTEFAAQLRQAQKDWNEARHQLIDRRRTLAGIVDALQDEAASASGDEETAAKLRRARAALRFTSAILKDKFQDEHWIAALERYGLLPNFTLLDDAVEFHLSVSRAVADTGEFETEAREYSRGISSALFELAPGATFYAQGIAATIDSVDLGPQNSALQRWRLCPTCSYSEVYPAAAELPIVGPCPACGAAKFADLSQVLTVVEMRRVSASVDYSRSAITDRSDDRQIARFERALSMVIPDGGVGASWFLTHTGFGIQYLPQVEMRWLNLGRPVGGETSWLMGQEVETPKFWVCRECGHVDSKAGENRWQDHKPWCSLRHARDEDTLDFALGRRLTTQGVLMHLPSVVTAADVGAVPSLIAALRMGFKQYLGGNPDHLDVAAVHAAAGGRVHDMLLLHDAVPGGTGYLSQFTEPEDIRRLLLTAYERLRDCSCAAGPLKACPHCLLPFSRDYEVDQVSRETAEAALLKILLDDPHPDAETAAVATPPADAWEGHFTDAKPAGSERSDLEARFLEQLRHDLKDYGATVTESTRGGHALWTIRFPNSKLTWTMKEQGRLPDGLHSLTQPDFYFEVDGAELNRIAVYTDGASYHASRTHNGVAADINRRSRLYEEGIVAWSLTADDLNARRDVVNGTSHPAPSWYAARARRVLNQKYNLEDSLHELLLTDPMTQLLAILANPRQPWSRLSQVAGIHAEFTHRQNPDAFGPLISFSLDGERFALTFRVVDGEPNIERWRWFLRLANLLFLNGYDVGGNIVSVEDDTALAASAPAPAPAAPPAPEPAAAFAEPWQRILDDFRGEEPAVVAALELLAGTQSLLPEGIGSEINGVPTVVSWPEQKIVVVYPDEADSFTDAADDGWTIIDSETLTVDAIPSALLNPH; from the coding sequence ATGTCTTCTTTGCTTCCGTCGTATGCCGTCGGCCACCTCATCGAGGGCCTGAGCGAGTACCTCACCACCAGCTTCTCCCTGGCGGACGGCGCCACCGCCGCCGCCTTGGAGTCCTTCCTCAAGGACCCCACCACGGGCATGTTCCACGGCCCTTACGTGCGCACCCGCCTGCCCTACGCCCCGGCCACCAACTGGGCCGGTGTGCTGGAGTGGCTGCCACACTGGTTCACCCCCTACCGGCACCAGGCGGAGGCGTTTCGCCGCCTGGCATCGCACGCCGCCGGCGCCGATCGCCGCCCCGAGCCCACCCTCGTGGTCACCGGCACGGGTTCGGGTAAGACAGAGTCCTTCCTCTACCCCATCCTCGATCACTGCCGGCGCCAGCGCTTACGCGGGCACGTCGGAGGTATCAAGGCGCTCATCCTCTACCCCATGAACGCGCTGGCGAATGACCAGGCCGCTCGCCTGGCGACGCTCATCACCGAAGAAGAGGAGCTGCACGGCATCCGGGCGGGCATCTACACCGGTGAGGCTCAGGGCTCGCGCACTTCCGTAAGCGCCGAGGGGCTCATCACCGACCGTGAGACCATGCGCCAGGCTCCGCCGGACATCCTGCTCACCAACTACAAGATGCTCGACCAGCTGCTGCTGCGCGACGCCGACGCACCTTTGTGGGAGAAGTCCGCCACCACCTTGCAGTACGTGGCCTTGGATGAGTTTCACACCTACGACGGTGCCCAGGGCACGGACGTCGCCCTGCTGCTGCGCCGCATGGGCTTGCGGCTGAAGAAGCACCAACCGGAGGGGTTCCTCTCCCCGGAAGAGACGCGTCGGCCCTTGGGTGCGATCACCCCGGTGGCGACCTCGGCCACGCTGGGCAGCGGGGAGCGCGCCACGGACGAGGTGCTCGACTTCGCCCACACCATCTTCGGCGAGCAGTTCCCCACGGACGCGGTGGTGCGCGAAACGATCCTTGATGTGCCGGGGTGGCGGCTCGTCGTCGCCGCCCTCACGGGGATCGCCGCCTCCGCCACGCCGCTGCCCACCCGGGACGTTGTCCGAGAGGTCAACGACACAATCGCGCAGGCAGGCAGCGACGAGGAGCACGCAGAGGTCGTCCACCGCGCGTTCTGCGAGAAGGTCTTCGGCTGCTCGGACGCCATCGACGAGGCGGTGGCGGCCGCCTCGGTCAGCGAGCTCATCGCCGCCGTGCTGGCCCATTCGCACGCCCCGGTGAAGCTGTCGTCGGCGGATCCGGCCGCGGACACCTTAGTCACCGCGGTCTTTCCGGCGGATGTCGCCCGCATTCCCCACGAGGAGGCCGCCGAGTTCCTCTCCCACACGCTCACCGAAATCGCGCACCTGCGCGCCGAGTTCGGCGCTGCCCACGGCTGGGACGGCAAGAAATTCCCCGGCGTGGAAACGCACCTGTGGGTGCGCGAGGTCTCCCGCCTGGACCGGCGCGTCGGCACCGCCGGGACGCTCGACGCGGACGCGTCGTCGCTGTTTCGCTGGGCGGACAATGGCACGGACCAGGCGTCCTCGACCAGCTACTGGCTGCCGGCGTGCTATTGCCGCAACTGCGGGCGCTCGGGGTGGATGATCGCGCTGCAGCCCGGCGAGGAGTTCGTCGAGACCACCAGCAAACGCATCCGCCAGCAGTCCATGCGCCGCCGGGACCTCATGCGCCCGCTGCTCGACGCCACCAGTGAGATCACGAGCAGCCACAGCCGCGTCGACGACGACTCGTCGAGCGTGATGTGGCTCAATCTGGCCGCCGCCGAGCTCAGCGACAAGGAGCCGGCGGAGGAGGACAAGGAACAAGGCGGCGTGGCCCCGGTGCTCACCTTCACCGGGGCGGGAGCCGGGGAGCTCGCCGCGAAGGACACGTGCCCGTCCTGCGGGGAGGCGGACGCCATCCGCTTTGTGGGGTCCTCGGTGGCCACGCTGCTGTCGGTGACGATCTCCAACCTGTTCGGCATGGGGGATCTAGACGCCGCAGAGAAGAAGTCCCTCGTCTTCGTGGACTCGGTGCAAGACGCCGCACACCGCGCCGGCTTCGTCCAGGCCCGGGCGCGTACCTTCGCTATCCGCACCCGAACCCGCCAGGCGGTGGGTAACACGCCGACGACACTCGCCGAGCTCCCGAGGCGCCTCATGGCCGCTGCCGAGCAGGAAGCACCCGGGGTGCGCGACCGCGCCAAGTTTGAGCTCGTGCCCCCGGCCGTGGCGGAAAGCACCCGCTTTCTGCCCTATTGGCAGCGCACGGGCAGCCGCACCGCCCGGCATGAGGCGGCGAAGCTCGTGCGCAACGTCCTCGCCCTGGAGCTCGCCTTGGAGTTCGGCGACCGGGCGGATCTTACGCGCTCGTTGGTTTCGACGGGGGCCTTAAGCGTCGGCGTGGCCGTCACGGATGAGGAGCTGCGGGCCGCCGTGGACAGCCTCGGGATCATCACCGACTCCGGGGCACTGGGCGGGGTGGACCTGGCGTGGGCGCGCGGCGTGTTAGAGGCCATGCGCCAATTCGGCGGCATCGCTTCGGAGCTGCTGACCAGCTATGTCAAGCACGACGGCAACGCGTACCTGCTCAACCGGCGTGAGGCCGCCGCCTGCGGGGTGCCGCGTTTCGCCCGCGGCGGGGCCCCGGCGTTCCCGCGGACGGGCCGAAGCCCGCGTGATGGCGCGCGCGACTATTCGGCCATGCCGGTGGCCAGCACTCAGGGTTTCTACGCCCGGTGGACCGCCGCCACCTTGGGCATCAGCGCGCACGACGCCGCGCGCGTCGTCGCCGATCTCTTCGCTGAGCTCGCCCAGCGCAAGGTCATCACCGCGGTGACAACCGACAGCGGTGCCACCATGTACACCCTGCTGCCTCAGCGCATCCTCGTCTCCCCGGAGGACGCCGGGGAGATCCTTGAATGTGGGGTGTGTCGGCGCCGGCTCGCCGTCGACGCGCACGGGCGCCAGCTGCTGAACGGCGTGCCGTGCTTGTCCCTCGGGTGCGCGGGCCACATGAGCGTGGTGGCCAACCGGGACAACTACTACCGGCGGCTGTATCACTCCCGCAATATCCGCACCGTGGTGTCCTCGGAGCACACCAGCCTGCTGCGCTCAGAGGAGCGCATCGAGCTAGAAAAGCAGTTCAAGAAGCCGGTGGGCGAGCAGGAGGCCAGTGCTCCGAACGTGCTGGTGGCCACCCCCACCCTGGAGATGGGCATCGACATCGGCGATTTGTCCACGGTCATGCTCGCCTCCCTGCCCACCACGGTCGCCTCCTATGTCCAGCGCGTGGGCCGCGCGGGGCGCCTAAGTGGTAACTCGCTGGTGGTGGCCATGGTCGTGGGGCGTTATAAGGCCCTGGCCCGGCTCACGAACCCCGTGGAGACCATCGGCGGGGACGTCGCCCCGCCGGCGGCGTTCCTCTCCGCCAGGGAGATCCTGCACCGCCAGTTCGCCGCCTATCTCATCGACTCCATCGACTTCACCACCACCGAGGTTCAGCCGTACCGGGCGGAGTCCGTGTTCGGTACCACCCGGCGCAACCTTGTCGACGAGCTCGTCGACCGCCTCGACGACGGCGTCGAGCACCTCGTAGATCAGTTCTGCTCCACCATCGACGAGTTCGCCCGCGACGGTGTCATCGACGAGCTCGCCGAATGGGTGCGCACCGAGTTCGCCGCGCAGCTGCGCCAGGCGCAGAAGGACTGGAATGAGGCCCGCCATCAGCTCATCGACCGCCGTCGAACGCTGGCGGGGATCGTCGACGCCCTGCAGGACGAGGCCGCCTCAGCCAGCGGGGACGAAGAGACCGCCGCGAAGCTGCGCCGGGCCCGCGCCGCGCTCCGCTTCACCTCCGCGATCTTGAAGGACAAGTTCCAAGATGAGCACTGGATCGCCGCCTTAGAGCGCTACGGCCTCCTGCCGAACTTCACGCTGCTGGACGACGCGGTGGAGTTCCACCTGTCCGTCTCCCGGGCAGTCGCGGACACCGGCGAGTTCGAGACCGAGGCCAGGGAGTACTCCCGCGGCATTTCCAGCGCCTTGTTCGAGCTCGCGCCCGGCGCGACGTTCTACGCCCAGGGCATCGCCGCGACCATCGACTCCGTGGACTTGGGCCCGCAGAACTCGGCGCTGCAGCGGTGGCGGTTGTGCCCCACCTGCTCCTACTCGGAGGTGTACCCGGCGGCCGCGGAGCTGCCGATCGTGGGCCCGTGCCCGGCGTGCGGGGCGGCGAAGTTCGCCGACCTCTCCCAGGTCCTCACCGTCGTAGAGATGCGCCGGGTGTCGGCCTCGGTGGACTACTCCCGTTCCGCGATCACCGACCGCTCCGATGACCGCCAGATCGCCCGCTTCGAACGCGCCCTGTCCATGGTCATCCCCGACGGTGGCGTGGGCGCCAGCTGGTTTCTCACCCACACCGGCTTCGGCATCCAATACCTGCCCCAGGTGGAGATGCGCTGGCTGAACCTGGGCCGGCCGGTGGGTGGGGAAACCTCCTGGCTCATGGGCCAGGAGGTGGAAACCCCGAAGTTTTGGGTGTGCCGCGAATGCGGGCACGTGGACTCCAAGGCCGGGGAGAACCGCTGGCAGGACCACAAGCCGTGGTGTTCGCTGCGCCACGCCCGCGACGAGGACACCCTCGATTTCGCCCTGGGCCGCCGCCTTACCACCCAGGGCGTGCTCATGCACCTGCCGAGCGTTGTCACCGCCGCCGACGTCGGCGCCGTGCCGTCGCTCATCGCCGCGCTGCGCATGGGATTCAAGCAATACTTGGGCGGCAACCCGGACCACCTCGACGTCGCCGCCGTGCACGCTGCCGCCGGCGGGCGGGTCCACGACATGCTCCTGCTGCACGACGCCGTCCCCGGCGGCACCGGCTACCTCTCCCAGTTCACCGAGCCGGAGGACATCCGCCGCCTCCTGCTCACGGCGTACGAGCGGCTGCGCGACTGCTCCTGCGCCGCCGGGCCGCTCAAGGCGTGCCCGCACTGCCTGCTGCCCTTTAGCCGCGACTACGAAGTGGACCAGGTGTCCAGAGAGACGGCCGAGGCCGCGCTGCTCAAGATCCTGCTCGACGACCCCCACCCGGACGCCGAGACCGCCGCCGTCGCCACGCCGCCGGCAGATGCGTGGGAGGGCCACTTCACCGACGCCAAACCCGCCGGCAGCGAGCGCAGCGACTTGGAAGCCCGGTTCTTGGAGCAGCTGCGCCACGACCTGAAGGACTACGGCGCCACCGTGACGGAATCCACGCGCGGCGGCCACGCCCTGTGGACCATCCGCTTCCCGAACTCCAAGTTGACGTGGACGATGAAGGAGCAAGGGCGCCTGCCCGACGGGTTGCATTCGCTCACCCAACCGGACTTCTACTTCGAGGTCGACGGCGCCGAGCTCAACCGCATCGCCGTCTACACCGACGGCGCCAGCTACCACGCCAGTCGCACCCACAACGGTGTGGCCGCGGACATCAACCGCCGCAGCCGGCTGTACGAGGAGGGCATCGTCGCTTGGTCGCTCACCGCCGATGACCTTAACGCCCGGCGCGACGTCGTCAACGGCACCTCCCACCCCGCGCCGTCGTGGTACGCCGCCCGGGCCCGGAGAGTCCTCAACCAGAAGTACAACCTGGAAGACAGCCTCCACGAGCTGCTGCTCACCGACCCCATGACGCAGCTGCTGGCGATACTGGCCAACCCCCGACAGCCATGGTCGCGACTGTCGCAGGTTGCGGGGATACACGCGGAATTCACGCACCGGCAGAACCCGGACGCGTTCGGCCCGCTCATCTCCTTTTCCCTGGACGGCGAGCGCTTCGCCCTCACCTTCCGGGTGGTGGACGGGGAGCCGAACATCGAGCGGTGGCGGTGGTTCCTGCGGCTGGCGAACCTGTTGTTCCTCAACGGCTACGACGTTGGTGGCAATATCGTCAGCGTGGAGGATGACACCGCGCTGGCAGCATCCGCGCCTGCGCCTGCGCCTGCCGCGCCGCCCGCACCCGAGCCCGCCGCGGCCTTCGCCGAGCCCTGGCAGCGCATCCTCGATGACTTCCGCGGCGAGGAACCCGCCGTCGTCGCCGCCCTGGAGCTGCTCGCCGGCACCCAGTCGCTGCTCCCCGAGGGCATCGGCAGCGAGATCAACGGCGTGCCCACGGTGGTCAGCTGGCCGGAGCAGAAGATCGTGGTCGTTTACCCCGACGAAGCCGACTCCTTCACCGACGCCGCCGACGACGGCTGGACCATCATCGACTCCGAGACCCTCACCGTCGACGCCATCCCGTCGGCGCTGCTGAACCCCCACTGA
- a CDS encoding FecCD family ABC transporter permease, which produces MTAGGVVTAQRRRRTRRVMLAAALFSVLTAGAYLVLLGQGAVALSPAEVWEVLHGGGTAREIAVVWDLRLPVAAATVIVGAALGAAGAWTQTMARNPLASPDILGVTSGAAVMVVLGTVTLRPAFAQDIPTFWWRAGLAMIGAVAVVVVLTLLGGVGSSNKIVLMGVAVSLMCQAVTSYLLLKAQTLRAMDAHTWLSGSTGFIRMEMLPPLIVGLVPFVALGVWCARDLPVLAHDDASAVALGVDIRVQRRLLLVASTGISAVVVSAVGPIGFVALIAPHAARLVARTPTPSPLVAATAGAALLTGCAVVAAAMPGSAPVGAVSSVIGGVALVALVWGRSKRYR; this is translated from the coding sequence ATGACCGCCGGGGGCGTCGTGACGGCGCAGCGTCGACGCCGCACCCGGCGGGTGATGCTCGCCGCGGCGTTGTTCAGCGTGCTCACTGCGGGTGCGTACCTCGTCCTGCTCGGCCAGGGGGCGGTGGCGCTCTCCCCGGCAGAAGTGTGGGAGGTGCTCCACGGCGGCGGCACCGCCCGCGAGATCGCGGTGGTGTGGGACCTGCGCTTGCCGGTGGCGGCGGCGACTGTCATCGTCGGCGCTGCCCTCGGTGCGGCTGGGGCGTGGACGCAAACGATGGCGCGCAACCCGCTCGCCTCCCCGGACATCCTCGGCGTGACCAGCGGCGCCGCCGTCATGGTGGTGCTGGGCACGGTGACGCTTCGGCCTGCCTTTGCCCAGGACATCCCGACCTTTTGGTGGCGGGCGGGCCTGGCCATGATCGGGGCGGTGGCGGTCGTCGTGGTGTTGACCCTGCTCGGTGGCGTGGGCAGCAGCAACAAGATCGTGCTCATGGGTGTGGCCGTGTCGCTGATGTGCCAGGCGGTGACAAGCTATCTACTGCTCAAGGCGCAGACGCTGCGGGCGATGGATGCGCACACGTGGCTGTCGGGATCGACGGGGTTCATCCGAATGGAGATGCTCCCGCCGCTCATCGTTGGGCTCGTGCCGTTTGTTGCCCTCGGGGTGTGGTGCGCGCGGGACCTGCCGGTGCTCGCGCACGACGACGCCTCCGCCGTCGCCCTCGGCGTGGACATCCGGGTTCAGCGCCGCCTGCTGCTCGTGGCGTCGACGGGCATCTCGGCGGTGGTCGTCTCGGCGGTGGGTCCCATTGGGTTCGTGGCACTCATCGCACCTCACGCGGCGCGGCTCGTGGCCCGCACGCCGACGCCGTCGCCGCTCGTGGCAGCCACCGCCGGGGCGGCGCTGTTGACCGGGTGCGCGGTGGTCGCCGCGGCGATGCCCGGTTCCGCGCCGGTGGGTGCGGTGTCCTCGGTGATTGGCGGCGTGGCGCTCGTCGCGCTCGTCTGGGGCCGCTCTAAGCGCTACCGGTAG
- a CDS encoding ABC transporter ATP-binding protein has translation MTGDVALRAEGVHSGYGDDADILAGVDFAARAGEVTTLIGPNGCGKSTLLKTMSKLLTPRRGRVVVGDVDLHTLSPRDAATYVAMLPQHPTAPDGLLVGELVARGRHPHQGRFRGLSHADREAIAQASEATDVTDLFDRDVYSLSGGQRQRVWLAMTLAQDTPVLLLDEPTTFLDPAHAIEMLELARAQARAGKAVVMVLHDLMLAGQYSDTMVVMKGGEIIARGTPRKTLTPEVLADAYGLRAEAWEDPRGQAPVIVPRGTISAGLREAAASTVGPSW, from the coding sequence ATGACGGGCGACGTTGCGCTTCGCGCCGAGGGCGTACACAGCGGCTATGGCGATGACGCGGACATCCTTGCGGGGGTGGACTTCGCCGCGCGCGCCGGGGAGGTCACCACGCTCATCGGGCCCAACGGCTGCGGGAAGTCGACGCTGTTAAAGACCATGTCCAAGCTGCTCACACCCCGGCGGGGGCGGGTGGTCGTCGGCGACGTCGACCTGCACACGCTGTCCCCGCGCGACGCCGCCACCTACGTGGCCATGCTGCCGCAGCACCCCACGGCGCCCGACGGGCTGCTGGTCGGCGAGTTGGTCGCCCGCGGGCGCCACCCCCATCAGGGGCGGTTCCGAGGGCTGTCCCACGCCGACCGGGAGGCGATCGCCCAGGCCAGCGAGGCGACGGACGTCACCGACCTGTTCGACCGTGACGTCTACTCCCTCTCCGGCGGGCAGCGCCAACGCGTGTGGCTGGCCATGACCCTGGCGCAGGACACCCCGGTGCTCTTGCTTGACGAACCCACCACCTTCCTCGACCCCGCCCACGCCATCGAGATGCTTGAGCTGGCCAGGGCGCAGGCGCGCGCCGGCAAGGCCGTCGTCATGGTGCTCCACGACCTCATGCTGGCCGGGCAGTACTCGGACACGATGGTGGTGATGAAGGGCGGCGAGATCATCGCCCGGGGCACGCCACGTAAGACGCTGACTCCCGAGGTGCTCGCCGACGCCTACGGCCTGCGCGCCGAGGCGTGGGAGGACCCGCGGGGGCAGGCGCCGGTAATTGTTCCACGTGGAACGATCAGCGCTGGCTTGCGTGAGGCAGCAGCGTCGACGGTCGGCCCGTCATGGTGA